The genomic stretch GTGAAGATACCCACTTCAGTGACATCAAATGTTTTACCATTAGACATCAACTGGATAGTATCGCCAGGTTTTACCATACCATTGACGATACGAACTTGAAGAATAACCCCACGATAAGCATCGTAAACTGAGTCAAAGATAAGTGCTTGGAGCGGTGCTTCAACATCACCTGCTGGCGCTGGCACGTACTCAACGATTTGCTCAAGGATTTCTTCAATCCCGATACCAGCTTTTGCTGAAGCAAGTACTGCTTCTGATGCATCAAGTCCGATAACATCTTCGATTTCTTGACGAACACGTTCAGGATCAGCAGCTGGCAAATCGATTTTATTGATAACTGGCAAGATTTCCAAGTCATTATCAAGTGCTAAATACACGTTAGCAAGCGTTTGAGCTTCAATACCTTGTGCCGCATCAACAACTAAAATAGCACCTTCACAGGCTGCAAGTGAACGAGACACTTCATATGAAAAGTCAACGTGCCCTGGTGTGTCAATCAAGTGGAAAATGTAAGTTTCGCCATCTTTAGCTGTGTAGTTCAACTCAATCGCATTCAATTTGATTGTGATACCACGTTCACGTTCCAAATCCATGCTATCCAAGAGTTGAGCTTGCATTTCACGACTAGAGACAGTTTCAGTTTTTTCCAAAATACGGTCAGCCAAAGTTGACTTTCCGTGGTCAATATGCGCAATAATTGAGAAATTGCGAATCTTTTCTTGTCGTTTTTTTAATTCTTGAATATCCATCTATCCTATAATCCTATACAATTATTCATTATTTCTATTATAACAAATAAACACCTTGGGTGCTATAAAAAGTTTTCTAGGCACGATAAATATCACTAAAATCAGCTACTGCAAATCATTTTACAAATTACACAGAAAGCGCTATTATTTAAGCAAAGATAATAAAAACTCAACTCATCGCAAACCTATGACCCACATAGATTACCCCACCCAGTGACGAACTAGGTGGGGTTTTGGTGTTGTAAATCTTGAGAGTACAAAAACTGCTCTTTATCCAACGTATACTTAACTGGGTTTTACGGTTACTTAAATCTTGAGAGTACAAAAACACGTTATATCGAAGAAATTTGCAGGTTTTTGTTTTACGGTTACTTAAATCTTGAGAGTACAAAAACTTGCTAGCTTGATAGTTGGCAAGATTTGTCGTTTTACGGTTACTTAAATCTTGAGAGTACAAAAACTAGCGGACGGTCTGGGTCATTCAACAGCTAGTTTTACGGTTACTTAAATCTTGAGAGTACAAAAACTAGCGGACGGTCTGGGTCATTCAACAGCTAGTTTTACGGTTACTTAAATCTTGAGAGTACAAAAACTCGATTAGGTAGACGTCTTCTTGTGTAGGGGTTTTACGGTTACTTAAATCTTGAGAGTACAAAAACAATCGATGAGGTCGTAATATATGGCGGATTGTTTTACGGTTACTTAAATCTTGAGAGTACAAAAACTAATTCTCGTCATCAAGGTCGAGAATGGCAGTTTTACGGTTACTTAAATCTTGAGAGTACAAAAACCGCCAGAAGACTGTAAGTATGTCATGATTTGTTTTACGGTTACTTAAATCTTGAGAGTACAAAAACTTTGGTGACGCTCATTGCTTACCTCCTTAAGTTTTACGGTTACTTAAATCTTGAGAGTACAAAAACAATGTTTTATTTACATTATAACCAACAGTAGTTTTACGGTTACTTAAATCTTGAGAGTACAAAAACCTCAAATCGTCATTTTTAGTTCTTGTACCCTACAAGAATTATAATTTGATTAAACAAAAAAGTCAATCTTTATCCTTTAAAAAGCTGATTTCAAGCGGGTCGACCAAAGGAATGGGATAACTTAACTTCTTATCATACTGATATAAGCTATTAAGTATTTTAATAGCAACCATATCTGAAATTCCTAAACTCACATACGTGATTTGATCGCTAAATAGATAACTTGCATTTTTTTGTAGCAGAATTAAAAATTCTTTTTTCGTTGGTATATTATTCGATGGATATCTTCCAACAAATCTTTCATACATAAAATCAAGATCATATAAGGATTCAATATAGTCCGAAACAATCGTAACAGACTCTATTGTTTCTTTTGTAACATACAAATAACTTTCATTCGAAGGAAAAATAGTACAGTAAAAATTTGGAAACTCACTTGTTATCTGAGTAATAGATTCACAAATTCTTATAAATGAAGAATAATCAAGATAGTCATCCATATTCTTGAAAACCAATAAAATGTTACCAGTATCATTTTTTAGTTTTTCTTTTATCATTTTAAGTAAAAACATTACTTTAGTTTCGTTATTAACAAATTCAAAAGCAATATTTTTTTCTTGATAATTAAAATATGGTTGAAAATACTTGCTTAATAATTGCTCAGACGTAACCAAACAGCTTTCCGTATGATAAGTGACATTATCTATTGATAAATTAAGATTCTGATTGACAGTTAGTGAAATTCTATCCAATCTATCATTGATTCCATCAACTTCCGTCATGACATCAATAGTATCTAATTTCGATTTCATAAAATCAAAAGCGACAGTTCCTTTTTTATAAGACATCTGCTCAAGCAAATCTTGGATATCAGAAATCGAAATGACCTTAAAATCTTTTCGCTTTAAAACCTTCCCATCACTTAAAATTTCAGGCTCCTCTTGATTAAAAAGTGACAAATCTTCTTCTGAATACTTTTTACCATCAAAATACCACATCAAAAGATGCCACATATAATATTTTAGTTGCTGATTTTGTCCTATTATCTGTGTAAATTGACCAAAATTAATATCTAGGTTATCCTTGTACGGATGAGTGAAGTGCCATTTCATATAACCACCAACTTATTATTACTAACTACTTCTTCTTGTTTCGTTTTTCCACCTACGATTAAAGTCATCTCAGAAAATTGTTTCTCTGTAACAGCTAACAACCTTACGTTACCTGCAGGTAAATTGCTCTGCTGTAGTCTTTTATAAAACTTATTAGCAAAACTACGATTTGGACAAGTACGATAATAAACCGAAAACTGTAACATCTCAAATCCATTGGCTATCAATTCTTTTCTAAAATTTCGATAGGTCCTTTTTTCTTGTGCAGTTTCCATTGGTAAATCAAAAAAGCATAATAATCTCATTGCAGCATACCTCATCTTAAGACTCCAATTCTAGGCTTGACACTACTGGGCAAAAGAATTTGCTCGTATCTTTTTTATCAATACATTTTATAAAACCTTGAACATATTTATCCATAGCACCAGTTACCGAACAATTTTCTTTCCCGTACTTAATATTGGCATTTAAAAGATTCGTTAGATTTAAGCGGTACTCATATTTTAAATATTCTTTATCACGTAAATTTTGGTAAACCCAAATATCTACTATCTGTCTAAATGGCTCCATTAAATCATCTACCAGATTAAATTGATTGTATTCATTTCTATGGAAAATACCAATTAGGGGATTGAGACCATATCCTTCGACAATCCTTGCCATTTGTGCTCTCAAGATTGCATATCCATAATTCAAACCAGCATTAATCACATCAGCCTCTTGTTGTGTCACGCGCGTAAACTTTTTACCAAAAAGCTCATTAAAATAAACTTTAGCAGCATGCCCTTCTCGATTCGTCTTATCTCCAAGCTCGATATGGTCTTTATAATCAGCTAATAACTGTATCGCATCAATATCTCTCTCAAATAATGACAGAACATCTTGCTGATTATTAATTTTAAAATAAGTTACAATTTGCCAAAGCTTATCTTTTTGCTCCTGACTCCATTCTAACTGCTTTTGTAGTCTCTTATAAGCTCTAGAATGTCCATTCGGTGCATGATAAATGCCTGTCGGTAAGTGTTCATTATCACAAACAATAAGAGCAATATTGAATTTGCTTAAAGCACTAAGCAAACGAAGAGTTACTACCGTATCTCCACCTTCAGCAACAATAATTGAAATATCACTTAAAGGAATCGTATATTCCTCGCCTAGCTTCTTTATTACGATATTATCCAATTTTAAATGCATCTTTTCACTTTGATTAACGTGCACAACTCTCCAAGTCATCATTTTCTCCTTTACACAACGAAAAGCACCCCATGTAAAAACATGGGGTGCTTGAATTCGGCATGAAGCCTTATCTTTGTAGGCTCTGCAAGATTTAAGTAACCGTGCAAGGCGTCCCTTGCAAGATTTATTATATAGCGATTACATAAAAATTGCAACCCCAAAATTCAATTATTTTTTATTATTTTTAAAATCCAACTTAGGTTTATCACCTTCTTTTTTAATAAAGAATTTATTACCAAGAACATCAGTACGAACTTTATAGATTGATAAATTAGATTTATTTAAACTTTTTAGACATTGCCCACCATTTGCAACATTACCAAATACTTTCATTAGTTCTTGTCCACCATCATATCTTTCTTTATCGTATGGTTTCAGCTCTACATAATGTTTGACATTTGGCATTGTTCTAGATAGAAAACGATATAGCTCTTCTTCACCACTCTCTGTATCTTTGATTAAAATCAAATCATTTCGATACAAAGTAAATTTAAATTCTGAATTCTTGCCAATACCCTCTTTTACTTTTATCTCATCATATCTTTCTTGAGAAATATGATATTTACCAGTTCCTTTTTCAAAGCTCAAGTCTGAATATTTTAAGCCCATTAATTCATATTTTAAGGTATCAGGATTAAAGTAAAGGTCAGCTCTCCAAGGATTCAAAGATTGCAACACAACTTCATTTTTACTACCTTTAGGAGTGATATCAATACAATTTCCCAATTTCTTATCATAATACTTAAGAGATTTAATAGGTGTGCCTTTTCCTTTTTTACTGTATTTGCAGATTAAGCCATTTTCTCTGCGGTACTCTTCAAAAGGATTACATTTGACATTTTTCTTACCATCTTCAGAAAGTTTTTCACTCGGATAATCTCTTAAAATTACTTCAATGACATTTTCCCAAGTTAACGGATCTTTTTGATACATCAAGAATTGTGTTTTATCTTTTTTGTATCTTTTAATAAAAGCATCAAATCCATCTTGACTGTAGATATCTTTGATTTTTCCTAAAACATAAGTTTCTTCTTTTTTATCTTTTCCAAGCCTAGCTTTTCGAGTTGAATAGATAGTTGCATCTGAAACTTTTCGATTATATTTTGAATCTACTTGATAAGAGAATAAGATTTCATCTTCAAAAGCTTTACTTGAAATTGTATTAACAAATCCTTGATACGGTGGTTGGAAAACTAGTTCTTTGTAATCATCATCTGATACCGACAGAATCTCACCAGTCTCCTTGTTAACCACTTGATTTTCACCATAATCTACAAACATTGGATTTTCTTGTTTTTGCCATAATTTCAATTGGCTTGAAGCAGCAATAATCAAAGCATCCACTGCATGATGGTGATACGTTTCACGTGATTTGTCAATCTTCCATTTTCGACGAAGTTGTGACGTAAATTGACCTCTAATAACAGAAACTTTAGTATCTTTATCCAATTCTTTTAATGCCGCTTGAATGCTATTTAAAACAACACGTGATGCATAACGAGTATCGACCAGATTACGCTCGATAAATTTCTTTTTAACTTCTATCTTATCGATATTTTCTGTTGTTAAAAGGTACTCACGTTTCTTCTTACCAATTCCTTTTTGATTCAGTACGTAATCTTTCATTTCTCTAAATGACCA from Streptococcus ruminicola encodes the following:
- the cas1 gene encoding type II CRISPR-associated endonuclease Cas1, producing MTWRVVHVNQSEKMHLKLDNIVIKKLGEEYTIPLSDISIIVAEGGDTVVTLRLLSALSKFNIALIVCDNEHLPTGIYHAPNGHSRAYKRLQKQLEWSQEQKDKLWQIVTYFKINNQQDVLSLFERDIDAIQLLADYKDHIELGDKTNREGHAAKVYFNELFGKKFTRVTQQEADVINAGLNYGYAILRAQMARIVEGYGLNPLIGIFHRNEYNQFNLVDDLMEPFRQIVDIWVYQNLRDKEYLKYEYRLNLTNLLNANIKYGKENCSVTGAMDKYVQGFIKCIDKKDTSKFFCPVVSSLELES
- the csn2-St gene encoding CRISPR-associated protein Csn2-St, whose amino-acid sequence is MKWHFTHPYKDNLDINFGQFTQIIGQNQQLKYYMWHLLMWYFDGKKYSEEDLSLFNQEEPEILSDGKVLKRKDFKVISISDIQDLLEQMSYKKGTVAFDFMKSKLDTIDVMTEVDGINDRLDRISLTVNQNLNLSIDNVTYHTESCLVTSEQLLSKYFQPYFNYQEKNIAFEFVNNETKVMFLLKMIKEKLKNDTGNILLVFKNMDDYLDYSSFIRICESITQITSEFPNFYCTIFPSNESYLYVTKETIESVTIVSDYIESLYDLDFMYERFVGRYPSNNIPTKKEFLILLQKNASYLFSDQITYVSLGISDMVAIKILNSLYQYDKKLSYPIPLVDPLEISFLKDKD
- the cas2 gene encoding CRISPR-associated endonuclease Cas2; this encodes MRYAAMRLLCFFDLPMETAQEKRTYRNFRKELIANGFEMLQFSVYYRTCPNRSFANKFYKRLQQSNLPAGNVRLLAVTEKQFSEMTLIVGGKTKQEEVVSNNKLVVI